The proteins below come from a single Iocasia fonsfrigidae genomic window:
- a CDS encoding acyl-CoA dehydratase activase: protein MPRYYLGVDVGSVSTDIAVLDSSMKIVDKIYLRTKGQPLKVISEGINQLQDKYDNSEIGAVGTTGSGRNLAGVILGADVIKNEITTHAVAAVHMIPDVKTVLEIGGQDSKIIIIRDGVAVDFAMNSVCAAGTGSFLDQQAARLEIPIEEFGEYALRAEAPVRIAGRCSVFAESDMIHKQQLGHDLPEIIAGLSAAMVRNYLNNLAKGKDIKGPIIFQGGVAANVGIKKAFEDELGIDVIVPENYNVMGAVGAAILAREEIARLKRKKTSFKGFEITDFNFKTTSFECDGCPNCCEIVNIYQDSQLIARWGAKCPRWEAV, encoded by the coding sequence ATGCCTAGATATTATTTAGGGGTAGATGTTGGTTCAGTTAGTACAGATATTGCTGTACTGGATAGTTCAATGAAGATAGTTGATAAAATATATCTAAGAACAAAGGGTCAACCTCTAAAAGTGATTAGCGAGGGAATCAATCAGCTGCAAGATAAGTATGATAACTCTGAAATAGGGGCAGTAGGGACAACAGGTAGTGGACGTAATCTGGCTGGTGTGATACTGGGGGCTGATGTTATAAAAAATGAGATCACTACCCATGCTGTAGCAGCAGTACATATGATACCTGATGTGAAAACTGTCCTGGAGATAGGTGGTCAGGACTCCAAGATTATAATCATTCGTGATGGAGTAGCTGTTGACTTTGCCATGAATTCTGTCTGTGCTGCTGGTACCGGGTCATTTCTTGACCAGCAGGCTGCCCGTCTGGAGATACCTATTGAAGAGTTTGGGGAATATGCCTTAAGAGCCGAGGCACCAGTCAGGATTGCAGGACGTTGTTCGGTTTTTGCAGAATCAGATATGATTCACAAACAGCAGTTAGGACATGACCTTCCTGAGATAATAGCAGGATTATCGGCTGCCATGGTTAGAAATTATTTGAATAATCTGGCCAAGGGTAAGGACATTAAAGGTCCGATAATATTTCAGGGGGGAGTGGCGGCTAATGTAGGAATTAAAAAAGCCTTTGAAGATGAACTGGGGATTGATGTAATTGTTCCGGAGAATTATAATGTTATGGGGGCTGTTGGGGCAGCGATACTTGCCCGGGAAGAGATCGCCCGTTTAAAAAGGAAAAAGACTTCATTTAAGGGTTTTGAGATTACTGATTTCAATTTTAAAACTACCAGTTTTGAGTGTGATGGTTGTCCTAATTGTTGTGAAATAGTAAATATCTATCAGGATAGTCAGTTAATAGCCCGCTGGGGGGCAAAATGTCCGCGCTGGGAGGCAGTATAG
- a CDS encoding acyl-CoA dehydratase activase-related protein, whose translation MKKITFPQMGDMKIGLKALFAELGFEVVVPPKISKKTLDLGVKYGPEFACLPLKINLGNFIEALEKGANVIVMGGGCGPCRFGYYAEVQRAILEDLGYCFEMIVLEPNLLRDYQHIKKILGNVSLKRLYNGLKLALYKIYMIDNIYKLVLATRALEKKKGEIDSLYSSFLKKIDQVSSLKKIKALKDEYQNKIKENINDYQRDERLIIGIVGEIYLVLEPFVNLNIEEKLGELGVIVKRDIYMSSWLSHFLHLGNEMRQIKKAAEDYLDSFVGGHGLDSIGNTVRYARVGYDGVIQLAPFTCMPEIISQTILPSVSKKEKIPVLSLFFDEHTGDAGLQTRIEAFVDLLMRKKIYDGKLLEKGINYA comes from the coding sequence ATGAAAAAAATAACCTTTCCCCAGATGGGAGATATGAAGATAGGTCTTAAGGCATTGTTTGCTGAACTTGGATTTGAAGTAGTAGTTCCCCCTAAAATATCAAAAAAAACACTTGATCTTGGTGTTAAATATGGACCAGAATTTGCCTGTCTTCCTTTAAAAATAAATCTGGGTAATTTTATTGAGGCCCTGGAAAAGGGGGCTAATGTTATTGTCATGGGAGGCGGCTGTGGTCCCTGCCGCTTTGGTTATTATGCTGAAGTACAACGGGCAATATTAGAAGATCTGGGTTACTGTTTTGAAATGATTGTGTTGGAACCAAACTTACTCAGGGACTATCAGCATATCAAAAAAATTCTGGGTAATGTTTCTTTAAAAAGGCTTTATAATGGATTAAAACTGGCCCTGTATAAAATTTATATGATTGATAATATATATAAGCTTGTTCTGGCTACTCGTGCTTTGGAGAAAAAAAAGGGTGAGATTGATAGTCTTTATAGTTCTTTTTTAAAGAAAATAGATCAGGTTAGTTCCCTCAAAAAGATAAAAGCACTGAAAGACGAATATCAAAATAAAATTAAAGAAAATATTAACGACTATCAAAGGGATGAAAGGCTGATAATTGGAATAGTAGGTGAAATCTATCTGGTACTTGAACCCTTTGTTAACCTAAATATTGAAGAAAAACTAGGTGAACTTGGTGTGATAGTTAAGAGGGATATCTATATGTCAAGCTGGTTATCACATTTCCTTCACCTGGGAAATGAAATGAGGCAAATAAAAAAAGCAGCAGAGGATTATCTGGATTCATTTGTCGGGGGACATGGACTTGATAGTATTGGAAACACAGTTCGTTATGCCCGGGTTGGGTATGATGGTGTTATACAGCTGGCACCTTTTACCTGTATGCCGGAGATAATCTCCCAGACGATTTTGCCTTCAGTAAGTAAAAAAGAAAAGATACCTGTTCTATCACTGTTTTTTGATGAGCATACTGGTGATGCTGGTTTACAGACAAGGATTGAAGCCTTTGTGGACCTCTTAATGCGTAAAAAAATTTATGATGGCAAATTATTGGAAAAGGGGATAAATTATGCCTAG